Sequence from the Clostridium butyricum genome:
TATATTATTAGAATCAGGAACAGGTGAATTAGAAGTAATTGAATTTATGGCAAATAATTGTCGTTACGCTATAAACGTTGTTAAGGTTAAGGAAATAATAGAAATGCCTAAAGAAACACTAACAACATTACCAGATCCAAAGCCAGAAGTGGCAGGGCTTATATTATGTAGAGATGAAATTCTTACATTAATAGATTTAAAATATATTCTTTGTAAGAGAAATGCAGGAAATCTTGGGTCAAAGGTTATAATCTGTGAGTTTAATAAGGTTAAGGTAGCATTTAATATTGATGATATAGTTGGAGTACATCGTATAAAATGGGGAGACATAAGAAAACCTGATGATTTATCTGAAAATTCATTATCTGTAGGTAACATATTATTAAATGATAAGGTAATCATAATGCTTGATTTTGAAAAGATAGTAACAGACATTGCTCCAGGAGCTGGAATAAGTGAAGATAGACTTGTTAAAGTTGATTATAGGGACAGGTCTGATATTAAGCTTGTACTTGCTGATGATTCAGCATTGATAAGAAGACTTCTTAAAGAAACCCTTTCTAAAGCAGGATTCAAGAGCATGACAGTTTTTAATGATGGAAAGCAGGCTTTTGATTATATCGTAGGACTTAAGGACAGAAGAGGAGAAGAATTTTTAGAGGATGTAGATATTCTTATTACAGATATTGAAATGCCACAGCTTGATGGTTTAACATTAACAAGAAAAATAAAAGAGGATGAAACCCTTAAAAAACTACCTGTTGTTATATTCTCATCCTTAATAACTGAAGAATTAAAACATAAGGGGGAGTCGGTTAAAGCTAATGCACAACTTAGTAAACCTGAGATTGAAGAACTTGTTGATGTTATAGATAAATTAATAGAAAATAATAAAATTTCTTAGTATGAGAGGTTATTGAATAATTATATAGGAATAAAAAAGATTGAAAGTGAATATTTTGAGCTTTCAATCTTTTTTAATTTAAGCTATTCTTGAGATACATTTTTCAATACCTTTTGCAAGAGTTCAAAAAGTATTTCAGATTCACCTTTAGTCATTCCTTTTGTAAAATATGTTTCAAATATTAAGGCTTTTTCAACCATCTTTTCATAAATATCTTTTCCTTTATCAGTTAAAACAATTTTTTTATATCGTCCATCTTTTTCACTGGCGGTACGATATAGAAAACCATTGTTTTCCAATCTGTTAAGTATATCTGTAACAGTAGAATTTTTTAAATAAAGATTTTTTTCTATATCTTTTTGATTAATTTCAATGTCGTCATTAGTAGATATATAAAACAAGATGTTCATTTGTGATGAAGTAAGATTCATTTCTTTTAAACCCTTATCACTGATTTTTTTAAATACATTACGAATAGTACCAAAGAGCATGGAAAATTTTAAATCAGAGTTCATGAGTACATCTCCTATTCATTTAACATTAAGTATAAGTGTATTTTACCGTACTTGAATACATTTATGCAAGATATTAGTCATATAGTACCCTTTAATAAAGAGACTTTTGATTTAATAGTGAGCACTAAATTTTAATATATATTTATTTTATAAGTAGATAAATTCAATTATTGAAAATATTCGTAAAGATAATGTTAAAACTTAAAAAATATATTTTATTCCATACTATAAAGTAAATATTGACATTATAAAAAAAAGAATTTATAATTGTTTATTAGTTCCAGTACATAGAGTACGAACTATATTTTGTTATAGAAAAGTAAAAAATATTAGTTTTATCCCTTTAATAATGATAAATATAACTAAAAGTTTAAGTGGATAACAAATAAATACATAGTGTGCTAACTAGTTTGGGTGCATATATTGCTGATTGCAACGTTTTACAAATATGTTTAAAGAAAAAAGTTATACTATAAATTCACGTTTATACGTACAAGGAGGATTATTATGAAGTTTAAGAAAGTATCATTACTGCTTTTAGCAGTTATAACAGCAAATAGTTTTATGGCATGTAGTTTACCTTTTGCTCATGTAACAGGTGATCAAATAGTAGCTGGTAATTCGAATAATTTAGTAATTCAGGCTAACATAAAAATGGATGAAAGCAATGTTAATTCTTTAACAGGAGGACAGATTTCAGAAATTTTAGTAAGTGAAGGTGATACTGTAACAAAGGGACAAGCATTAGTTGCATTAGACTGCGATTCATTATTGGCTCAAAAAGCTCAGGCAGAAGCAGGAGTAGAACAAGCAAAGGCCGGAAAGAGCCAAGCAGAAGCTGGAAAGGCACAAGCTGAAGCAGCACTACAAAAAGCAAAAAATGGTGCAAGTCAAGAAGAATTAAATCAGTTAAAATCAGCAATTGACATTGCTAATTCTAATGTAGAAAGTGCACAGTCTGCTTATGATGTTGCAAAAACAAATTATGATAGAACAAAAACCTTATATGATTCTGGAGCTGCAAGTCAGGCAGAACTTGAAGGAAAAGAAGTAAGTCTTCAAAGTGCTCAGACAGCTTTAGATAACGCAAAATCAAATGTGGATATTAATCAAGAAAAATACAATAAAGCAATAAAAGGTGCAACAGCAGAAGAAATTGCACAGGCACAAGCAGCTGTTGCACAGGCACAAGCAGGTATTGATCAAGCGCAAGCTGGAGTTGAACAAGCAGAAGCGTCAGTAAAGCAACTTGAAATCACTTTAGAAAAATGCTCTTTAATATCCCCAGTTGATGGAGTTGTGACAACATTAAATGTAAAAGATGGAGATTTAGTATCATCAGGAATGCCAGCAGTAGTAGTTACTGCTATAAATAATCCATCAATAACTTGCAATATAAAAGAAACTGATCTTGATAAAGTAGACTTAGACCAAGAAGTGACAATAAAGCTTCCTGCATATGAAGGAAAAACATTTAAGGGAAAAGTAACTAATATTAATAAAAATGCTGATTTTGCTACAAAAAAAGCAACTAATGACAATGGAGATTTTGATATTTTATCATATGGAGTAAAAGTTGAATTTGATGATTTAGAAGAACTTAAAAATATGGGAATAAATCTTCGTGCTAACATGACAACATTTGTTGATTTTGGAAAGTAGTGTGATTATATATGAAATCAAAAATAATATACGGAATTGATAAAATAGTTGATATAAAAGATTCGGTGAATAAAAAAACAGAGAATTTAAAAGAAGAAATTAGAAAAACTTCAATATATAATAACAAACTAGGTCAGTTTTTCAGAAAACTATACAATTTTATATATGAACACCTTTTAAAACATAAATATATGATAATACCAATAGTGATATTGTTGGTATTACCACCTGGCCTTAGCATTTTACTAGGACTTGAATTTTGTAAAAATCCTGTTGACAATGTGCCTACAATAATAGTTAATCATGACAATTCATCTACAATACAAAGTCTTATTCAGATGATAGAAGATAATGATGTTTTTGATGTTGTTATTCATAGTAATGATGATGATGATATAGAAAAGTATATTGACAACGGAACTGCAATGGCAGGTTTGATTATTCCAGAAGATTTTTCTGACAACCTATTAAATGGAAAAGAAGCAACTATATTATCATTTGTTGATGGAAGTGTAACATCACCATCTAGTGCAGCAAAAGGTGCTATATCTGAAACATTGGGAACACTTAAAAGTGGATATCTAATGAAGCTTGCAGAGGGGAAATTTGGAATGACACCACAAAATGCTCAGAATTTAATTTCACCTATGGGATATAATTATAGATTTTTAGGAAATCCAACTAAGAATATGTCCATATTTATGATGGAGGGAATTGTATTGAACTGTATGCAGATAGCAGTTGCTATTGCTAGTTCTTTTATTAGTGAAAAGAAAAATTATATCAAACTTATAGGAAAAGGAACTATCATTGGTTTACTGGGTGCCTTATCATCATTAATTTGTATGTACACACAAATTAAATATTTTAATATTCCTTACAGAGGAACTGTTTTGGGTGGAGTATTACTTACTCTTTTATGTAATTTAGGGTGGGCTTTTTTTGGAATAATAATTAATTATAGTAAAAAAGGAAATAAAGTAGAGGCGGCTTCTTCATGTGGTATTGTATCAATGACTATGCTATTTTCAGGATATACATTTCCAGTCCTTGCAATGCCACAATTCTTTTCGAAGATTGCGAACTTTATGCCAAATACTCATTTTATAACACCTCTAAGAGATATATCTTTATTGGGCTTTACATATAGTGATGTTTTACCACATGTGAGCTGGCTTTTAAAATTTGTTCTGTTAATGTTTGTTTTAGTAACGTTGCAGTTTATATTAAGTAAAATGCCTAAAAGAGAAAAGAAATTAAAAGATAAGGATAAAAAAAAGATTATTGAAGATATACATGAAATAGATTCAAATAATGGACAACTTATAAAAGTCAATAATAAAGGAGGGGTACAATGATGAACTATTTTAAATTAGGAGTGAAAAAATTTTTATCCATTTTAAAAGAAGAATCAAGCCGTCTAATAGGAGTAATTGTATCACCTTTAATTACATTGTTTCTATTATCTTATGTTTGGAGTAATGTATACGTAGAAAATATTCCTTTTGGTATAGTTGATTTAGATAATACTTCTTTATCACGAACAGTAATTGAACAGTTATCAAATTGTCCGTCGTTAAAGGTAGATCATTTTTTTGATTCAGAATCTGACCTAGAACAAGCTGTTAAAGCGAGAACTGTTCATGGAGGTATAATAATACCACAAAATTTTAGTAAAGATGTTAGTATGAAAAAATCCCCTAAAGCAGAGATAATAGTCGATGGAACTAACATGCTTATTGGAGGAAATGCATTAAGCGGTGCAGCATCTGTTATGGGAACTTTAAGTGCCGGAACAGAACTTAAAATGCTTCAAGGAAATGGAATGTATCCATCGGTAGCTAAAACGGCTATTGGAACATTTTCATATGTACAGCGTATATTATATGATCCTCAGGGAAGCTATATTAGGAACATGTCATATACAGTTGTTCCTCTTGTAATTCAAATGGCCTTTTTATGTGAATTTTTCATACCCATGTTCATAAAGAAGAAAAAAGATTTTGCAACAATGAAAATACGTTCAAAAGAATTTATATTTAGTCTTCTAGATATAATTATAAGAATAGCATTATTTGCTTTAGTAGTAATCACAGCAACATTTATTGGATTATGTTTAATAAAAAGATTTTATTCGCTACCAATGAAAGGAGAACTTTGGATATATGCAGTGTTAATGATAGCATTTTTCTTTAATCTCATTGGATTTGGACTTGTATTTGCGTCCATATTAAGTAAAATGGATTATTTTGTTTTTGTATATACCGTATGCTCAACCCCTTTTATGATGACATCTGGTGTGGCATATCCGTTTTATATGATGCCAGCTGGTGTTGAATTCTTTATTAAGTTTATATCACCACTTGCACAGGTAGCAGTACCTTTAAAGAATCTTAATTTAAAAGGCGTTGGATGGGATATAATACTTCCGTACTTAAAAGAAAGTATTGGATACTCGCTATTTTGGATACCTATAGGATTGATTATGTATATTATAAGTGTGATTATTACAAAATATAAAATCACAAAGTCTTCAGAATATATAGATTCTGAAGATGACATGAATATTCAAACAATTCAATAATAGATATAGAATAAAAAATTTATAGAATTGCTTTCATTAATAATTTATAATTAGAATTAATGAAAGCAATTCTTTTTGGTATAAAATTACATGAAACAATAATTAAAAATATAGTATTATTTTTAATATTTATGAGAAAATATTAAAAAAGTATGTATTTTGAGTTATAATATAAAGAAATACAGTATTTACATTAATACGTTCATTTTAGGAAGGCAGGTATAAATTATGTATAAAAAACAAATTGAAGAGTACTTTGAAAAAAATAAAGAACAAATACTTAATGATATATGTGATCAAATAAGAATAAAAAGTGACAGAGGTGAAGCAAAAGAAAATATGCCTTATGGTGAAGGTCCAGCTAAAGCTCTTGAAGCTGCTTTAAAGTTAGCAGAAAGCATGGGATTTAAAACTAAAAATTATGATAATTATGTTGGAACTGTTGATTTTAGTGATAAGGAAAAAGGACTTGATATACTAGCACATTTAGATGTTGTCCCAGCTGGAGATGAATGGACAGTAACTCAGCCTTATGAACCAGTAATTAAAGATGGAAAAATATATGGTAGAGGAAGTTCAGATGATAAAGGTCCAGCTATAGTTGCATTGTATGCATTAAAAGCTGTTAAGGATATGAATATTCCATTAAGTAAAAATGTAAGATTAATATTAGGTACAGATGAAGAATGTGGAAGTTCTGATATTGAACATTACTATGCAGTAGAAAAAGAAGCTCCAATGACATTTTCACCTGATGCTGAATTCCCATTAATAAATATAGAAAAAGGTCGTTTAGCAGCAGAATTTACAAGTGAATATGCTGAAGATAAGGCACTGCCAAGAGTTATAAGAGTAAATGGTGGAGTAAAGGCTAATGTTGTTCCAGATAAGGCTTCTGCAGAAGTTGAAGGTTTCACTTTAGATGTTGTTTCAGACTTATGCAAGAAAGCAGAAGAAAAAACTGGTGTTAGATTTAGTGTTACAGAAGATGGTTCTGTAATAACAATAAATGCAAAAGGTAAAGGAGCACATGCTTCAACACCTGAAAATGGAGACAATGCAATTACAGCAATAATTGAATTATTAACTTCAATGCCATGTGCTAAGAGTGAAGGATTTGAAAGATTATGTGCTGTCAACAAATTGTTCCCACATAATGACCATGTTGGTGCAGGATGTGGAGTTAACATGAGTGACGAGTTAAGTGGAAGCTTAAGTATGGCATTTACTATTTTTGAATATAATACTACATCTTTAAAGGGAACTTTTGATTCAAGATCACCAATATGTGCAAATGATGAAAATTTAACTGAAGCTTTAAGAAAGAATATGGCAGATGTTAAGATTGTATTAGGAACTGAAGAATCTGATAAATTAAATCCAGCACATCATGTAAGCAGTGATTCTGATTTTGTACGTACATTACTAAAATGCTATGAAGATTATAGCGGACAAAAGGGAGAATGCCTTGCAATCGGTGGAGGAACTTATGTACATCATTTAGAAAATGGAGTAGCATTTGGATGTTCAATGCCAGGTACTGATAATAACATGCATGGAAATGATGAATTTGCTGTTATTGACGAATTAATGCTTAGTGGAAAGATATTTACACAAGCAATAATTGATTTATGCAAATAAAACAAGGTGACTGTCACCTGTCGAATTAACCGTAAAAAGCAGTTATATAATGCTAAGAATTTTATTTATGTAAAACATATAATTGGCTTTAACTTAAAAGTCTAGTAAATTTGAACTTTTTAAATTTACTAGGCTTTTATTAATTTAAAAAGAATTTTTAAGGATCACTTTCAAGATATAAATTTTACTAATACTTGCTTGGCAAGTATTATAGTTAATAAAAATTAAAAAATAAAAAAGTTTTATATAATGTGCAACATTTTATATTTGCTGATTGTGTTAATAGTATAAGAACTATTTAAGACTAAAAATATTAAAATTACAATTTATGTTTTGAAGAGAATATTAAAAGAGTTAATGAAAATTTTATTAAATTAGTTATTTAACTTCAAGGAGGAATTTATTATGATAAGAAAAAATTTATTTAGAGGAATACCATTTTGTTTAGCTTTAGGTTTAATGATTACACCAGTTATATCTGCTCATGCAGAAGCGTATGGAACTGGATTAACAAAATCAGCTATAAAAGATGAAATAGATCCAGGTTTCATGATTAAGCCTGAAATATTTGTTAATAATAAGGAATTGAATTCAGAGGATGTTAAAATATTAAATAGTGAAGCATATCTTCCATTAGAAAAAGTTGCTTTTAGCATGGGAGATAGACTAGAAGGCTCATATGAAGATGCATACATGCTTAGAAAAAGTGATAAAATGATAAATATGGACATAAAAAACAATAAATACAGAGTGAATGGTATAGAAAGTAATGTGAAATTTGAAGTTGTAGATAATACAGTATATGTACCGATTAGATTTTTAAGCGATGTTTTAGGATATAATATGGGATACGAAGGAAACTGTATTTATATAGGCGAAGGATCAGAACAATATAATGAAAATGCTAATGGAGAAGTAAATGTTAATTTGTCAGGAGATCATTTAATAGATGATGCTATGATGCTTAATCCAGAAATATATATTAACTCTGATAAATATCCAGACTTTGGTGTAAAAGTATATGATGGAAAAGTGTATTTACCACTAGAAACTGTAACTTTAAAAATGGGAGATAGACTTGAAGGTGATATATCAACTGAGTATTATTTAAGAAAAAATAATATGATGCTTGTAATAAATTTTGCAGAAAATACTTATATATTAAATGGTACAAAACATGAAAGTAAAATGATAACTTTAGGTGGACAAGTTTATGCATCCTTAGATTTCTATAAGGACGTATTAAATTACTCAATTAAGGAAGATGGAAATTCATTTTATATAGGTGAAATTAAAGATAAAGAAGTGTTACCTAATACTGTATCAGGCGGAAGATGGATTTCTGAAAATGGAAATTGGTACTATTCAAATGGCGAAAGCAGAGTTACTGGATGGATTAGAGATAATAATAACTGGTACTATTTAAAAGCTGATGGAATAATGGCTACTGGATGGGTTAAGGATGCTGGTAAGTGGTATTTGTTAAACAATAATGGTGCAATGGAAACAGGTTGGGTTGTAGATAATAACAATGCATATTATTTAAATAAAGATGGTTCTATGGCAAGTGGAACTACTGTTGATGGATTTATGTTAGCTGATAGTGGTGTGGCAATATCACTTTACTAAAATAAATAAAAAAAATATATTATAATGTTTATATAAGCTGTATGTACGAAATGTGATTTTATATGTTTCATACATACAGCTTTAATTTCTATAATAGTTTATTTATTAAATGAAGATATTTGGAGATAAATTATTATAGAAAGTAATTAAAAAATATGTAGCTTTTATTATTTTTATAAAAGTTTTATAGTTTAAGATATATATGGATTATTTATGTGTTTTAAATAAAAATATGAAATATATGCATAAAAATGTTATTTATTTTTATTGACAACATGTTACTAGTGAAGTATACTGATATTAAATTAAATATTGGATTTGTTAAAGGGGAGTAGTCAAAAATATAGCATCAACAGCCGCGGCGTGTTTAGCCTGGTGTTATATACCTAAATGGTGATGAGACTTTTAATATAACTTTAAAAGATATTGAAGTTATATTAAAGGTCTCTTTTTTTATTATTAAAATTAGGACTTGTAAAATAACTTATTACTAAATATTAGAGAGGAAGATTATTATGAACAACTTTTTTAGTAAGACCACAGATGAATGTTTAAAAGAATTGAATTCATCTATGGAGGGTCTGTCGAAAGAAAAATGTACTGATCTTTTGAATTCAGTGGGAGAAAATATTTTAAATGAAAAGGAGAAGAAAAGTATATGGTCTGTATTTATTGAGCAATTTAAAGATTTTTTGGTTATTATACTAATAGCAGCCGCTATTATTTCAGCATTGACTGGAAACTTGGAAAGTACAATTGTTATTATAGCAGTAATTTTAATAAACGCAGTATTAGGTACAGTTCAATATGTTAAAGCAGAACAATCACTTGATAGTTTAAAAGCATTATCAGCACCTAATGCAAAAGTCATAAGAGATGATAAAAAGGTAGAAATAGCATCAAAGGACGTTGTGCCTGGAGATATTCTTCTTCTTGAGGCAGGAGATTTAGTTGTTGCAGATGGAAGAATTTTAGAAAATTATTCACTTAAAGTTAATGAAAGTTCTTTAACAGGAGAATCTGAAGCAGTTGAAAAAACTCAAGATATTATAAATAAAACTGAAGTAGCTCTTGGAGATCAAAAAAACATGGTATTTTCAAGTTCGTTAGTTACATATGGAAGAGCTACTGTTTTAGTTACTAAAACAGGGATGAATACAGAGCTTGGAAAGATAGCTTCTTTAATGGAAGAAACTCAAGAAAAAGCTACACCTCTTCAAGTATCTTTAGATGAATTTTCAAAAAAATTGGCAATTGGAATTATAGGTATATGTGCGTTGGTATTTTTCTTAAGTATGTATAGAGGAACTCCACTTTTAGACTCATTAATGTTTGCTGTAGCTTTAGCAGTAGCCGCTATACCAGAAGCATTAAGTTCAATAGTTACAATTGTTCTTGCAATAGGAACTCAATCAATGGCAAAAGAAAATGCAATTATTAAGAAGCTTAAAGCCGTTGAAGGTCTTGGATGTGTATCTGTAATATGTTCAGATAAAACAGGAACATTAACTCAAAATAAAATGACTGTAAAAAAGATTTTTGTTGATAATAAGACAATTGATAGTGAAAATATTAATATAAATGATGAGTTAGAAAGCTTTTTGTTAAATAGTTCTATTCTTTGTAGTGATGCTGTTTCAGTAGATGGCAATGAAATTGGTGATCCAACTGAAGTAGCTTTAACAAACTTAGGACATAAATTCTCAATAAATGAAATAGAATGTAGAAAAACTTATCCAAGACTTAGAGAAATTCCATTTGATTCTGATAGAAAATTAATGAGTACTCTTCATAATATAAATGGAAAATACTTAATGATAACTAAGGGTGCTTTAGATGTGCTTTTAGAAAGAACAGTAAATATAAAGACTTCGTCTGGTATAAGAGAATTTACAAAGGAAGATGCAGATAATATAAATGCTGCTAACAAAAATTTATCGACACAAGGACTTAGAGTGCTTGCATTTGCATATAAAGAAACAGCAGAAGATAAAGAACTTAATTTAGATGATGAAAATGATTTTACTTTCCTTGGACTTATTTCAATGATTGATCCTCCAAGAGAAGAATCTAAAGCTGCTGTTGCTGATTGTATAAAGGCTTCAATAAAACCTATCATGATTACAGGAGATCATAAAATAACAGCATCTGCCATTGCAAAAGAAATTGGAATTTTGCAAAAAGATGATATAGCTATGGAAGGATTAGAACTTGATAAAATGTCTGAAGATGAACTGAACGCATCATTAGAACATATATCAGTTTATGCTAGAGTATCTCCAGAACATAAGATAAGAATAGTAAAGGCATGGCAGAATAAAGGTAAAATTGTTGCTATGACTGGTGATGGTGTTAATGATGCTCCAGCACTTAAGCAGGCAGATATCGGTATAGCTATGGGTATTACTGGAACAGAAGTATCAAAAGATGCTGCATCTATGATATTAACTGATGATAATTTTGCTACAATAGTAAAATCAATTACTAATGGAAGAAATATATACTCAAATATTAAGAATTCAATCAAATTCTTATTATCAGGTAATATGTCTGGAATATTAAGTGTTCTTTATGCTTCAATATTTGCACTTCCAGCTCCATTTGCACCAGTCCACTTATTATTTATAAATTTAATTACAGACAGTCTTCCTGCAATTGCAATAGGTATGGAAAAATCAAAAAAGGATGTACTTAAAGACAAACCAAGAAATGCCAAAGAATCAATACTTACTAAAGACTTTATAATAAGTATTACACTTCAAGGATTAGTTATTGGATTATTTACAATGATAGCTTATCATATTGGATTATCAAAGGGTTCTGTTGGAACTGCTATGACAATGGCTTTTGCTACTTTATGTATTGCAAGATTATTCCACGGATTTAACTGTAGAGGGAAAAAATCAATATTTTCTATTGGACTTTTCTCTAATAGATTCAGCTGGATGGCTTTTGGTATAGGTATAGTTTTAGTAAATGCTGTACTTCTTGTACCAGGACTTCAAGGATTATTTGAAGTTACTCCATTAGCTCTAAATGATATAGTTACAATTCACGTACTTGCATTTATGCCTACTGTAGCAATTCAATTAACTAAGTTAATAAGAGAATTTGTAGAAAAAAGAAAATAAAAAATAATATATATATTGCAATTGACAGTTGAGAATTGACAATTAAGGTGAAAATCCTTACAGGATTTTTGAAATTATATGCAGAATAATTATTGCAACATATATATTAATTGACAGTAGGAAATTGAGATATGACAATTGATGTTGAAATAACCAAGTG
This genomic interval carries:
- a CDS encoding cation-translocating P-type ATPase, translating into MNNFFSKTTDECLKELNSSMEGLSKEKCTDLLNSVGENILNEKEKKSIWSVFIEQFKDFLVIILIAAAIISALTGNLESTIVIIAVILINAVLGTVQYVKAEQSLDSLKALSAPNAKVIRDDKKVEIASKDVVPGDILLLEAGDLVVADGRILENYSLKVNESSLTGESEAVEKTQDIINKTEVALGDQKNMVFSSSLVTYGRATVLVTKTGMNTELGKIASLMEETQEKATPLQVSLDEFSKKLAIGIIGICALVFFLSMYRGTPLLDSLMFAVALAVAAIPEALSSIVTIVLAIGTQSMAKENAIIKKLKAVEGLGCVSVICSDKTGTLTQNKMTVKKIFVDNKTIDSENININDELESFLLNSSILCSDAVSVDGNEIGDPTEVALTNLGHKFSINEIECRKTYPRLREIPFDSDRKLMSTLHNINGKYLMITKGALDVLLERTVNIKTSSGIREFTKEDADNINAANKNLSTQGLRVLAFAYKETAEDKELNLDDENDFTFLGLISMIDPPREESKAAVADCIKASIKPIMITGDHKITASAIAKEIGILQKDDIAMEGLELDKMSEDELNASLEHISVYARVSPEHKIRIVKAWQNKGKIVAMTGDGVNDAPALKQADIGIAMGITGTEVSKDAASMILTDDNFATIVKSITNGRNIYSNIKNSIKFLLSGNMSGILSVLYASIFALPAPFAPVHLLFINLITDSLPAIAIGMEKSKKDVLKDKPRNAKESILTKDFIISITLQGLVIGLFTMIAYHIGLSKGSVGTAMTMAFATLCIARLFHGFNCRGKKSIFSIGLFSNRFSWMAFGIGIVLVNAVLLVPGLQGLFEVTPLALNDIVTIHVLAFMPTVAIQLTKLIREFVEKRK